A stretch of Rickettsia rickettsii DNA encodes these proteins:
- the xth gene encoding exodeoxyribonuclease III — protein MKIATWNINSIKTRLNLLRNFLSKENPDILLLQEIKCETAKFPFDALSDLPYNSYVHGQKSYNGVAIISKFPVDEIIKDFPNNYCSDQARFLEIKLSLPIGFCNIISLYAPNGSFVGSDKFVAKLAFYDNFINYLSTKKSFDEKTIIGGDFNIAPFDIDVYSPKLLAETTCFTEVEQKKLRTILNSGFEDLYRLMHPSKQEFSWWDYRARCFEQNKGMRIDMILGCNNTIDYLENCYMDYNLRTQEKPSDHIPVIASFKG, from the coding sequence ATGAAAATAGCTACTTGGAATATTAATTCCATAAAAACAAGACTTAATTTATTGCGTAATTTTTTATCTAAAGAAAATCCGGATATTTTATTATTGCAAGAAATAAAATGCGAAACCGCAAAATTTCCTTTTGATGCATTATCCGATCTACCTTATAATTCTTATGTTCACGGACAAAAATCATATAACGGCGTTGCTATAATTTCAAAATTTCCTGTCGATGAAATAATTAAGGATTTTCCGAATAATTACTGTAGTGATCAAGCAAGATTCTTAGAAATAAAATTATCATTACCTATAGGGTTTTGTAATATAATCTCGCTCTATGCTCCTAACGGTTCATTTGTCGGTAGCGATAAATTTGTAGCAAAACTAGCATTTTATGATAATTTTATCAATTATCTATCAACTAAAAAATCTTTTGACGAAAAAACTATCATAGGCGGTGATTTCAATATTGCACCGTTCGATATAGACGTATATTCACCTAAGCTACTGGCTGAAACTACGTGTTTTACTGAGGTTGAACAAAAAAAATTACGCACTATTCTAAATTCCGGATTTGAGGATTTATACAGATTAATGCATCCGAGTAAACAAGAATTTTCATGGTGGGATTATAGAGCCAGATGTTTTGAACAAAATAAAGGTATGAGGATTGATATGATTCTTGGTTGTAATAATACTATTGACTATTTAGAAAATTGCTATATGGATTATAATTTAAGGACTCAAGAAAAACCTTCAGATCATATACCGGTAATTGCGAGTTTTAAGGGATAG
- a CDS encoding SemiSWEET family sugar transporter: MSPKFMTFYEKYMTIVGTIGNFMFYVQAHKIFTCQSSASVSMPAFTISAIALCSWLIYGILIKNTPIIIANIVGFIGALLVLLTIIIY; the protein is encoded by the coding sequence ATGTCTCCAAAATTCATGACATTTTACGAAAAATATATGACGATTGTCGGTACAATAGGCAATTTTATGTTCTATGTACAGGCTCATAAGATTTTCACCTGCCAATCTTCGGCTTCTGTGTCTATGCCCGCCTTTACTATAAGTGCTATTGCTCTTTGTAGTTGGCTTATATACGGCATATTAATAAAAAATACACCTATTATAATAGCAAATATAGTAGGTTTTATCGGGGCATTATTAGTTCTCTTAACCATAATAATATATTAA
- the der gene encoding ribosome biogenesis GTPase Der, whose translation MTKQIITLVGRPNVGKSTLFNRLSIRKKAIVHDLPGVTRDRKYTDGKIGSFEFLLIDTPGLDEHPNSMGERLIEQTTKAILEADLICFMVDARSGILPDDKLLSSFVRKYNKPAILVVNKCEKAFDFDKEYYKLGFDSMIAISAEHGTGLIDLYDEIIAKLPEEESIETNIADPIKGDCLQIVVSGRPNAGKSTFINALINDERLLTGPEAGITRESIEIDWQYKNNHIKLIDTAGLRKKSTITESLEKLSASDTINSIKLANTVILMIDALAPLKQQDLNIASHVVNEGRSIVIVVNKWDLVKESEKEAFQEEFYYQINTHLPQVKGIPVLFISAINKQNIEQVLDACLKIYKIWNKKITTSKLNEWLNFTTEAHLLPLQKGGRRVRVKYMTQTKTRPPTFKLFSNNPEKITDSYTRYLVNNMREAFDMPGVPIRFTYVKTKNPYV comes from the coding sequence ATGACTAAGCAAATCATTACTTTAGTTGGCCGTCCGAATGTAGGCAAATCAACGCTTTTCAATAGATTAAGCATACGTAAAAAAGCTATCGTTCACGATTTGCCAGGCGTCACTAGAGATAGAAAATATACAGACGGCAAAATCGGCTCTTTTGAATTTTTGTTAATTGATACCCCAGGACTTGACGAGCATCCTAATAGTATGGGAGAGAGGTTAATTGAGCAGACTACTAAAGCAATTTTAGAGGCAGATTTAATTTGCTTTATGGTTGACGCTAGAAGCGGAATATTACCTGATGATAAGCTACTTAGTAGTTTTGTTAGAAAATATAATAAGCCTGCTATATTGGTAGTTAATAAATGCGAGAAAGCTTTTGATTTTGATAAAGAGTACTATAAATTAGGGTTTGATAGTATGATAGCTATCTCTGCCGAACATGGCACAGGCTTAATTGATTTATATGACGAAATTATTGCCAAGTTACCTGAAGAAGAATCAATCGAGACAAATATAGCCGATCCAATTAAAGGAGATTGTTTGCAGATAGTAGTTAGTGGCAGACCTAACGCAGGAAAATCTACTTTTATAAACGCTCTCATTAATGATGAAAGATTATTAACCGGTCCTGAAGCCGGCATTACTCGTGAATCAATTGAAATTGATTGGCAATATAAAAATAATCATATTAAATTGATTGATACGGCAGGACTCCGCAAGAAATCTACTATTACAGAGTCTTTAGAAAAATTATCGGCATCGGATACTATTAACAGTATTAAATTGGCTAATACCGTAATCTTAATGATTGATGCTTTAGCTCCTTTAAAACAGCAAGATTTAAATATTGCAAGCCATGTGGTCAATGAAGGAAGAAGTATAGTTATAGTAGTGAATAAATGGGATTTAGTTAAAGAATCCGAAAAAGAAGCATTTCAGGAAGAATTTTATTATCAAATCAATACTCATCTGCCTCAAGTTAAAGGTATCCCCGTTCTATTCATTTCAGCAATAAATAAACAAAATATTGAACAAGTGCTAGATGCGTGTCTTAAAATTTATAAAATTTGGAATAAGAAAATAACTACTAGCAAATTAAATGAATGGCTTAATTTTACTACGGAAGCACATCTGCTGCCTTTACAAAAAGGAGGCAGAAGAGTGCGTGTAAAATATATGACTCAAACAAAAACCCGCCCCCCTACTTTCAAGCTATTCTCCAATAATCCGGAAAAAATTACCGATAGCTATACTAGGTATTTAGTAAACAATATGCGTGAGGCTTTTGACATGCCGGGCGTTCCTATTAGATTCACTTACGTAAAAACTAAAAACCCGTATGTGTAG
- a CDS encoding ATP-binding protein yields MLGPRQCGKTTLAHAYIKQLKEDEKSYFFDLEDPSHLDQFKNLKTTLEPLNGLIVIDEIQRQPEIFPYLRVLADYSNKKFLILGSASGALLLNKFMMNII; encoded by the coding sequence ATGCTCGGTCCAAGGCAATGTGGTAAAACTACTTTAGCTCACGCTTATATTAAACAGCTTAAAGAAGATGAAAAGAGCTACTTTTTTGACCTTGAGGATCCATCTCACTTAGATCAATTTAAGAATCTTAAAACAACTCTTGAGCCTTTAAACGGTTTAATAGTAATTGATGAAATTCAAAGACAACCTGAAATTTTTCCTTATTTAAGAGTTCTTGCTGACTATTCAAACAAAAAATTTTTAATATTAGGTAGTGCTTCTGGAGCATTATTACTTAATAAATTCATGATGAATATTATCTAG
- the ubiB gene encoding 2-polyprenylphenol 6-hydroxylase translates to MISNFFNLIRIFRIISKKQILIDSRSPKYCRFIGYILALFFAPVSLIKKSREDYGKRLIDCLSDLGPIYIKFGQTLSTRADLVGAEIAGYLRLLQDKLPPFDGGVARRLITSLRGDMYVDEAISASKQKIATQSMTVSHDALPFLHLDDTPIAAASISQVHKAQLITGEYVAVKILRPGIHKKYNRDIKLLYFLAKIISKFSKAKRLKPIKVVDKFHETMKFELDLRLEAAAASELTDNMRNDINVIIPKIYWDLTSENILTTEWLDGTSIYDTLLLKEMGLEPSKISQDFAVMFFNQAYRDGFFHADLHAGNILVNKQGKIILLDFGIMGRLKEKDRLAVAESLFGFLRRDYKLVAKVHLRAGYIPSNTDLALFAQSCRAVTEPIVGTPIKNISIGKLLAHLFKITEDFGMEVQPELLLLQKTLIMVEGIGRQLDGNVNMWQLAEPWIKKWAVKNLSPEAKLLRLVKHDLDSLEDII, encoded by the coding sequence ATGATAAGTAATTTTTTTAATTTAATACGTATTTTTCGTATCATCAGTAAAAAGCAAATCTTAATTGATTCAAGAAGCCCTAAATATTGCAGGTTTATCGGTTATATATTAGCCTTATTTTTTGCTCCGGTCTCGTTAATAAAAAAATCACGGGAAGATTACGGCAAACGCTTAATAGATTGTTTAAGTGATCTTGGACCTATTTATATAAAATTTGGACAAACTCTTTCGACAAGAGCCGATTTAGTAGGAGCAGAGATAGCAGGTTATTTAAGGTTACTGCAAGATAAGCTACCTCCGTTTGATGGTGGGGTGGCGAGAAGGTTGATAACGTCATTGCGAGGAGACATGTATGTCGACGAAGCAATCTCAGCAAGCAAACAAAAGATTGCCACGCAGTCTATGACTGTGAGCCATGACGCTCTCCCTTTCTTACACCTCGACGATACCCCCATCGCTGCCGCATCCATTTCGCAGGTACATAAAGCACAACTTATAACCGGTGAATATGTTGCGGTAAAAATTTTGCGTCCGGGTATTCATAAAAAATATAACAGAGATATTAAGCTGCTATATTTTCTTGCAAAAATTATCTCAAAATTTTCTAAAGCAAAAAGGCTCAAACCGATTAAAGTAGTCGATAAATTTCATGAAACTATGAAATTTGAGCTTGATTTACGTTTAGAGGCGGCAGCAGCTTCTGAGCTTACGGATAATATGCGAAATGATATTAACGTGATAATCCCTAAAATATATTGGGATTTAACATCAGAAAATATACTAACCACCGAGTGGTTAGACGGCACTTCTATATATGATACTTTGCTACTAAAGGAAATGGGGTTAGAGCCTTCAAAAATATCTCAGGATTTTGCCGTAATGTTTTTCAATCAAGCCTATAGAGACGGATTTTTTCATGCTGATTTACATGCAGGGAATATTTTAGTGAATAAGCAAGGTAAAATAATTTTACTTGATTTCGGTATTATGGGCAGACTTAAAGAAAAAGATCGTTTAGCCGTTGCCGAAAGTCTATTTGGCTTTTTAAGGCGTGATTATAAATTAGTTGCTAAAGTACATTTAAGAGCCGGCTATATCCCATCAAATACCGATTTAGCTTTATTCGCTCAAAGTTGTAGAGCAGTTACCGAGCCTATAGTAGGGACGCCCATAAAAAATATTTCCATAGGTAAGCTGCTTGCACATTTATTTAAAATCACGGAAGATTTCGGCATGGAAGTACAACCGGAGTTGTTGCTATTGCAAAAGACTTTAATAATGGTGGAAGGGATAGGCAGACAGTTAGACGGTAATGTTAATATGTGGCAGCTCGCCGAACCTTGGATTAAAAAATGGGCCGTGAAAAATCTAAGCCCTGAAGCGAAGTTGTTACGATTGGTAAAGCATGACCTAGATAGTCTAGAGGATATTATTTGA
- the ubiE gene encoding bifunctional demethylmenaquinone methyltransferase/2-methoxy-6-polyprenyl-1,4-benzoquinol methylase UbiE — MNQTNFGFKKVDYTKKQGLVNNVFSNVADKYDLMNDLMSLGLHRLWKDEFIRQIPNLNSHILDVASGSGDIALKLAKKARDRVNNISLTLSDINEEMLKQAKKKAIDLNLFQNLKFTVASAEELPFPDDSFDYYTIAFGIRNVPDINKALKEACRVLKPMGKFICLEFSKVKEGYIKDFYKFYSFNIIPSIGQMIAGNKEAYEYLVESIDLFPSQDEFRIMIKDAGFEEVGYKNLSGGIVAIHSAYTR; from the coding sequence ATGAACCAAACAAATTTTGGCTTTAAAAAAGTAGACTACACTAAAAAACAAGGTTTAGTAAATAACGTTTTTTCTAATGTCGCTGATAAGTATGATTTAATGAATGACTTAATGAGTTTGGGATTACATCGCTTATGGAAAGATGAATTTATTAGGCAAATTCCAAATCTTAACTCTCATATATTAGATGTTGCTAGCGGTAGCGGTGATATTGCTTTAAAACTTGCTAAAAAAGCAAGGGATAGAGTTAATAATATCTCTTTAACTTTAAGTGATATTAATGAAGAAATGTTAAAGCAAGCTAAGAAAAAAGCAATAGATCTGAATTTATTTCAAAATCTTAAATTTACTGTAGCAAGTGCTGAAGAACTACCGTTTCCGGATGATAGTTTTGATTATTATACTATAGCATTCGGTATTAGAAACGTACCTGATATAAATAAGGCTTTAAAGGAAGCATGTAGGGTTTTAAAGCCAATGGGTAAGTTTATATGTCTTGAGTTTTCAAAAGTAAAGGAAGGATACATAAAAGATTTCTATAAATTCTACTCATTTAATATTATACCGAGTATTGGTCAAATGATAGCGGGTAATAAAGAGGCATATGAATATTTGGTTGAAAGTATAGATTTATTCCCCTCACAAGACGAGTTTAGAATAATGATTAAAGACGCCGGTTTTGAGGAGGTCGGTTATAAAAATCTAAGTGGCGGAATAGTTGCTATCCACAGTGCGTATACTCGATGA
- the mutM gene encoding bifunctional DNA-formamidopyrimidine glycosylase/DNA-(apurinic or apyrimidinic site) lyase, with translation MPELPEVETLKNSLKDKLIGLIIENVELKRDNLRYKLSPLLATEILNTNILDVRRRAKYLIIDFNNDYSLIVHLGMSGRFTLQSANYKTQKHDHVIFDLSNGEKLIFNDTRRFGMIYSFKTDLLEKEFFNDLGIEPFSDLLTLEYLKDKLQTKKIPIKNLIMDNRVIVGVGNIYASESLHLARIHPDKSGNDLRDDEIENLIKAIRDVLTKAITAGGTTLKDFVNGDNKPGYFTKQLKVYGREGQSCLSCSSTIIKIKHSGRSTFYCKTCQYS, from the coding sequence ATGCCGGAACTTCCTGAAGTAGAAACTCTTAAAAACTCTCTAAAAGATAAGCTAATCGGGCTCATTATAGAAAATGTAGAGTTAAAAAGAGATAATTTACGTTATAAGCTATCCCCGCTTTTAGCTACAGAAATCTTAAATACTAATATACTGGATGTTAGGCGTCGTGCAAAATACTTAATTATAGATTTTAATAATGATTATTCTTTAATAGTTCATCTAGGCATGAGCGGCAGATTTACTCTGCAATCTGCTAATTATAAAACTCAAAAACACGATCATGTGATTTTTGATTTAAGTAACGGCGAAAAGTTAATTTTCAACGATACTAGACGATTCGGTATGATTTATAGTTTTAAGACTGATCTCTTAGAAAAAGAATTTTTTAATGATTTAGGCATAGAGCCTTTTTCTGATTTATTGACGTTAGAATATCTAAAAGATAAGCTACAAACTAAAAAAATACCAATAAAAAACTTGATTATGGATAATAGAGTTATAGTCGGAGTCGGTAATATCTATGCTTCCGAAAGTCTGCATTTAGCTAGAATTCATCCGGATAAATCAGGTAACGATTTAAGGGATGATGAAATAGAAAATTTAATTAAAGCGATTAGAGATGTGTTAACTAAAGCTATAACTGCCGGCGGTACTACTCTTAAAGATTTTGTAAACGGCGATAACAAACCTGGTTATTTTACTAAGCAACTTAAGGTTTACGGTAGAGAGGGACAAAGTTGTTTAAGCTGCTCTAGCACTATTATCAAGATAAAGCATTCAGGCAGAAGTACTTTTTATTGTAAAACTTGCCAATATAGTTAA
- a CDS encoding sugar phosphate nucleotidyltransferase — MGVDSLHNLSYKEEFEGDMKRSTTAYKKVSEDASIGSTYIADTSEVGSQISGEPVQRIKIPEHRQILQFNVPNLEVSKVYKLPLEGGYARSLIKPVIMAGGNGKRLWPLSSKDKPKQFKKILSDLTLLQQTLNRNKFLGQPTIITFKKYESITKEQAAEIDVEIALITEPLQKNTAVCAIITTLSATALGFDIVVLLPSNHHIADDINYLNTINKALHYVNECGICTIFL, encoded by the coding sequence ATGGGAGTAGACTCCTTACATAACCTATCTTATAAAGAGGAATTTGAAGGAGACATGAAACGCAGCACCACAGCGTACAAAAAGGTAAGTGAGGATGCGAGTATTGGATCGACGTATATCGCAGATACTTCAGAAGTTGGGAGTCAAATAAGTGGTGAGCCTGTACAGCGTATAAAAATACCTGAGCACAGACAAATCCTGCAATTTAACGTACCAAATCTTGAAGTATCAAAGGTATACAAATTACCTTTAGAAGGAGGTTATGCAAGGAGTCTAATAAAACCGGTGATTATGGCAGGAGGTAACGGTAAAAGACTATGGCCTTTGTCATCTAAGGATAAACCGAAACAGTTTAAAAAAATATTGAGTGATCTCACTTTACTTCAGCAAACATTAAACCGAAATAAATTTTTAGGACAACCTACTATTATTACTTTCAAAAAATATGAATCAATCACCAAAGAACAAGCAGCAGAAATAGATGTAGAAATAGCATTAATTACGGAGCCTTTACAAAAAAATACTGCCGTTTGTGCCATTATTACGACATTATCGGCTACAGCACTAGGATTTGATATTGTAGTGTTACTACCTTCAAACCATCATATAGCAGATGATATAAATTATCTTAATACTATAAATAAAGCTTTACATTATGTTAATGAATGCGGCATTTGCACTATATTCCTATAA
- a CDS encoding mannose-1-phosphate guanylyltransferase, translated as MNLQPDLFCIAKKAFNTAVKNENSLAIDNEAYNEIAAISIDNTIMEYISGMVMIKADFAWNDLGTWHSLLPVKHRNINDNYC; from the coding sequence ATGAACCTTCAACCTGATTTATTCTGTATTGCAAAAAAAGCATTTAATACTGCCGTAAAAAATGAGAATAGTTTGGCCATAGACAATGAGGCTTATAATGAAATCGCAGCAATTTCTATAGACAATACCATAATGGAATATATTTCGGGAATGGTCATGATAAAAGCCGATTTTGCTTGGAACGATCTTGGTACTTGGCATTCTTTATTACCGGTAAAACACCGGAATATAAACGATAATTATTGCTAG